The following are from one region of the Oenanthe melanoleuca isolate GR-GAL-2019-014 chromosome 23, OMel1.0, whole genome shotgun sequence genome:
- the RPS6KA1 gene encoding ribosomal protein S6 kinase alpha-1 isoform X1, with protein MERDPKVPRVWAFLTLWLQRKHRAKPCSLQLPAPSQLASPGEGVVQEINITHHVKEGSEKADPSQFELLKVLGQGSFGKVFLVRKITPPDSNHLYAMKVLKKATLKVRDRLRTKIERDILADVNHPFVVKLHYAFQTEGKLYLILDFLRGGDLFTRLSKEVMFTEEDVKFYLAELALGLDHLHSLGIIYRDLKPENILLDEEGHIKLTDFGLSKEAIDYEEKAYSFCGTVEYMAPEVVNRQGHSHSADWWSYGVLMFEMLTGSLPFQGKDRKETMTLILKAKLGMPQFLSTEAQSLLRALFKRNPANRLGSGLDGAEEIKRHPFYSTIDWNKLYRREIKPPFKPAVGQPDDTFYFDTEFTSRTPKDSPGVPPSAGAHQLFRGFSFVATGLMEDGKMKPAQPPLHSVVQQLHGKNVQFSDGYVLKEAIGVGSYSVCRRCIHKATNMEYAVKVIDKSKRDPSEEIEILLRYGQHPNIITLKDVYDDGKYVYLVTELMRGGELLDKILRQKFFSEREASSVLHMICKTVEYLHSQGVVHRDLKPSNILYVDKSGNPESIRICDFGFAKQLRAENGLLMTPCYTANFVAPEVLKRQGYDEGCDIWSLGILLYTMLAGCTPFANGPSDTPEEILTRIGGGKFSISGGNWDTISDMAKDLVSKMLHVDPHQRLTAKQVLQHPWITQKDSLPQSQLNHQDIQLVKGAMAATYSALNSSKPSPQLKPIESSVLAQRRVKKLPSTTL; from the exons GGGGAAGGTGTCGTGCAGGAAATCAACATCACCCACCATGTGAAGGAGGGCTCTGAGAAGGCTGATCCCTCCCAGTTTGAACTCCTGAAGgtgctgggacagggctctTTTGGCAAG GTTTTCTTGGTGAGAAAAATAACACCCCCAGACAGCAACCACCTCTATGCCATGAAAGTGCTCAAGAAGGCGACGCTGAAAG TGCGGGATCGACTGAGGACAAAGATAGAAAGGGACATCCTGGCTGATGTCAACCATCCCTTTGTGGTGAAACTCCACTATG CATTCCAGACCGAGGGGAAGCTGTACCTCATCTTGGATTTCCTCAGAGGAGGTGACCTTTTCACTCGGCTTTCTAAAGAG GTCATGTTCACTGAGGAGGATGTGAAGTTCtacctggcagagctggcactgggactCGACCACTTGCACAGCCTGGGGATCATCTACAGGGACCTCAAGCCAGAGAA CATCCTCTTGGATGAAGAGGGGCACATCAAACTCACAG ATTTTGGCTTGAGTAAGGAGGCCATAGACTACGAGGAGAAAGCCTATTCCTTCTGTGGGACTGTGGAGTACATGGCCCCAGAGGTGGTCAATCGGCAGGGCCACTCTCACAGCGCTGACTGGTGGTCCTATGGGGTCCTCATG TTTGAAATGCTCACAGGGTCACTGCCCTTCCAGGGGAAGGACCGTAAGGAGACCATGACCCTCATCCTCAA AGCGAAACTGGGCATGCCACAGTTCCTGAGCACTGAGGCTCAGAGCCTCCTGCGAGCCCTTTTCAAAAGGAATCCAGCCAACAGATTAG GGTCTGGGCTAGATGGGGCAGAGGAGATCAAGCGCCACCCTTTCTACTCTACCATCGACTGGAAT AAGCTGTACCGCAGGGAAATCAAGCCCCCTTTCAAGCCTGCAGTGGGCCAGCCAGATGACACCTTTTATTTTGACACAGAATTCACGTCAAGGACACCAAAAG ATTCCCCGGGTGTCCCCCCGAGTGCAGGGGCCCATCAGCTCTTCCGAGGCTTCAGTTTTGTGGCAACTGGGTTAATGGAGGATGGCAAAATGAAACCTGCCCAGCCACCCCTGCATTCAGTTGTGCAG cagctgcacggCAAGAACGTCCAGTTCAGCGATGGCTACGTGCTGAAGGAGGCCATCGGCGTCGGCTCCTACTCCGTCTGCAGGCGCTGCATCCACAAGGCCACCAACATGGAGTACGCAGTCAAG GTGATAGACAAGAGCAAGCGAGACCCCTCTGAGGAGATTGAGATCCTGCTGCGGTACGGGCAGCACCCAAACATCATCACCCTGAAAGAT GTGTACGATGATGGGAAGTACGTGTACCTGGTGACTGAGCTCATGAGgggaggagagctgctggataAAATCCTCAGACAGAAATTCTTCTCAGAGAGAGAAGCCAGTTCAGTGCTGCACATGATCTGTAAAACAGTGGAGTATCTGCATTCCCAAGGG GTGGTGCACAGGGACCTGAAGCCCAGCAATATCCTGTATGTGGATAAATCAGGAAACCCCGAGAGCATCCGGATTTGTGACTTTGGCTTTGCCaagcagctcagggctgagaACGGGCTCCTCATGACCCCCTGCTACACAGCAAACTTTGTGGCACCTGAG GTCCTGAAACGGCAAGGCTACGACGAGGGCTGTGACATCTGGAGCCTGGGGATCCTGCTGTACACCATGCTGGCAGG ctGCACTCCCTTTGCAAATGGTCCCAGTGACACTCCAGAAGAGATCCTGACACGGATAGGAGGGGGCAAGTTCTCAATCAGTGGGGGCAATTGGGACACTATTTCTGACATGGCCAAG GATCTGGTATCAAAGATGCTCCACGTAGATCCTCACCAGCGTCTCACAGCCAAGCAGGTCCTGCAGCATCCTTGGATAACCCAGAAGGACAGTTTACCCCAGAGCCAGCTCAATCACCAGGACATTCAGCTTGTAAAG GGTGCCATGGCTGCCACATACTCAGCACTGAACAGCTCCAAGCCAAGCCCCCAGCTGAAGCCCATCGAGTCCTCTGTTCTGGCACAGAGGAGGGTGAAGAAGCTCCCCTCCACCACCCTGTGA